A part of Citrifermentans bremense genomic DNA contains:
- a CDS encoding nucleotide sugar dehydrogenase has product MKKDRIVSVVGLGYVGLPVAVAFGKIRTTIGFDINATRIAELKSGFDRTGEVESADLVSADILFTDQTSELAKADFHIVAVPTPVDSANQPDLTPMLKASETVGKALKKGDVVVYESTVYPGVTEEECVPILERVSGLSCGSDFTVGYSPERINPGDKEHTFTKIKKVVSGQDAETLEIVASVYESVVTAGVHRASSIKVAEAAKVIENTQRDLNIALMNELALIFDRMGIDTNEVLAAAGSKWNFLKFSPGLVGGHCIGVDPYYLTHKAEKIGYIPQVILAGRRINDGMGRFIAQKTIKEMILEGHCVQDSTITILGLTFKEECPDLRNSKVVDIIRELKDYDINVQVHDTLADPIAAYEEYGIELIPFNELKKAEAIIVAVAHEQYRVLTIPEIRDLSTGNPVVIDVKGVFNRQSFEQSGIRLWRL; this is encoded by the coding sequence ATGAAGAAAGATCGTATCGTATCAGTCGTTGGCTTAGGTTATGTGGGCCTTCCGGTAGCTGTAGCATTCGGCAAGATAAGAACCACCATCGGCTTCGACATAAACGCTACGCGCATAGCCGAATTGAAGTCCGGTTTCGACCGCACAGGGGAAGTAGAGTCGGCGGACCTTGTATCCGCCGACATCCTCTTCACGGACCAGACCTCTGAACTAGCCAAGGCAGACTTTCACATCGTAGCCGTTCCTACTCCCGTCGATTCCGCCAACCAGCCCGACCTGACCCCCATGCTCAAAGCCTCTGAAACCGTCGGCAAGGCCTTGAAAAAAGGTGATGTCGTGGTCTACGAATCGACCGTCTATCCCGGCGTCACCGAGGAAGAGTGCGTCCCCATCCTAGAGCGCGTCTCTGGTCTGTCCTGCGGTAGCGATTTTACCGTCGGCTATAGCCCTGAGCGAATTAACCCAGGGGACAAGGAGCATACCTTTACCAAGATCAAGAAGGTCGTCTCAGGGCAGGACGCCGAGACCCTGGAGATCGTGGCATCGGTGTACGAGTCGGTGGTAACTGCCGGCGTGCACAGGGCGTCAAGCATCAAGGTGGCCGAGGCCGCCAAGGTTATCGAGAATACCCAGCGCGACCTGAACATAGCGCTCATGAACGAATTGGCGCTCATCTTTGACCGGATGGGGATCGACACCAATGAGGTTCTAGCCGCTGCCGGTTCGAAGTGGAACTTCCTTAAGTTCAGCCCTGGTTTGGTCGGCGGGCACTGCATAGGGGTCGACCCCTATTACCTGACGCACAAGGCGGAGAAGATAGGCTACATTCCGCAGGTGATCCTGGCGGGGCGCCGCATCAACGACGGCATGGGAAGATTCATAGCTCAGAAAACGATAAAGGAAATGATTCTTGAAGGCCATTGTGTCCAGGATTCAACAATCACTATTCTAGGATTAACCTTCAAGGAAGAGTGCCCAGATCTCAGAAATTCAAAAGTAGTCGATATCATAAGAGAACTTAAAGATTACGACATAAATGTCCAAGTACATGACACACTTGCAGATCCGATAGCAGCTTATGAAGAGTACGGAATCGAACTTATACCGTTTAATGAGCTCAAAAAAGCCGAGGCGATAATTGTAGCAGTGGCTCACGAACAATATCGTGTCCTTACTATTCCCGAAATACGTGACCTATCAACTGGAAATCCTGTAGTGATAGATGTGAAAGGAGTATTTAACCGTCAATCTTTCGAACAATCTGGTATTAGGTTATGGAGACTTTGA
- a CDS encoding four helix bundle protein codes for MKIDSFEQIEGWKEARKLVREVYTKCSGCRDFGFRDQIQRASISVMSNIAEGFDRGTNKEFIQFLVIARGSASEVKSLAYAGHDVGHFTSTDFEEIKESCTNVSNILNGFIRYLKNSERKC; via the coding sequence ATGAAGATAGACTCCTTTGAACAGATTGAAGGCTGGAAAGAGGCACGGAAACTCGTTCGTGAGGTTTATACCAAGTGTTCTGGGTGCCGTGACTTCGGGTTCAGGGACCAGATTCAGCGGGCATCTATTTCAGTTATGTCCAACATTGCGGAGGGGTTCGACCGCGGCACCAACAAGGAATTTATACAGTTTCTGGTAATTGCCAGGGGATCCGCATCCGAAGTTAAAAGTTTGGCCTATGCTGGGCATGATGTAGGACATTTTACCTCAACCGACTTTGAGGAGATCAAAGAAAGTTGTACCAATGTCAGCAACATACTCAATGGATTTATCCGGTACCTGAAGAATTCAGAGAGAAAATGCTAA
- a CDS encoding lipopolysaccharide biosynthesis protein, which produces MSSITAQGAKGIVWTSFSAVGRGGAQLLVLSILSRLLTPTDFGVASAAMVIANLSLIFSELGVSAAVVQRQSLDTDFLATAQFVGLLLSGALYLVVANFSSTFADLMRIPALSDVLPILGIAFLIRGLSQTAEGILTRNMRFKALSIIEFISYLVGYGVVGTVTAVSGFGYWSLVYSHLSQNIIQAVCFMVLAKPPISITPNWGDVRALFLFGNSISFGQLASHMALNGDNFVVSRWLGASCLGIYSRAYQLLVMPAALFGQVVSKVLFPLLSSIQNNPSRVGSIYSRIVGVVALAVLPVQVFFWCLAPEVVNFLLGPKWHSVIQPFKILVLALFFRTAYKISEPVLKSLGKVTSLAMAQVFYAVIVVFGCLFSWRYGLNAIALTVSIAVAVHFSVLQYLCWKYTKYSQLVYWRELTPGVMNSLIVIITTIPLSSLLRSFDSNSFIILFLCFGLCLVNCSMMMKLNASVFSGNAGGLIYDKLKNMVV; this is translated from the coding sequence ATGTCATCTATTACAGCTCAAGGGGCTAAAGGAATTGTTTGGACTTCATTCTCAGCTGTTGGAAGAGGAGGTGCCCAACTTCTTGTACTTAGCATTTTAAGCCGGTTGTTGACTCCAACGGATTTTGGTGTTGCATCAGCAGCTATGGTCATTGCAAATCTCTCTTTGATTTTTTCAGAGCTTGGAGTAAGTGCGGCTGTCGTGCAGCGCCAAAGCCTAGACACCGATTTTTTGGCAACAGCTCAATTTGTCGGACTTTTGCTGTCTGGTGCCCTCTATTTGGTCGTGGCTAATTTTTCAAGTACTTTTGCCGATTTGATGCGCATTCCGGCTCTTAGTGACGTCTTACCTATTCTTGGTATTGCTTTTTTGATACGTGGTCTTTCTCAGACTGCGGAAGGAATTCTTACCAGGAACATGAGATTCAAAGCGCTTTCTATAATCGAATTTATCAGTTACCTTGTAGGTTACGGCGTTGTAGGGACGGTAACCGCAGTGTCAGGATTCGGGTACTGGTCATTAGTATACTCGCATTTGTCGCAAAACATCATTCAAGCGGTATGTTTTATGGTTTTAGCTAAACCTCCCATTTCTATCACACCTAATTGGGGTGATGTCCGTGCTCTGTTTTTATTTGGTAATAGTATTTCGTTTGGGCAACTAGCGAGCCATATGGCTCTCAATGGAGATAACTTTGTTGTATCAAGGTGGCTTGGCGCCAGTTGCCTCGGTATTTACAGCAGGGCATATCAACTACTTGTAATGCCAGCCGCTTTGTTCGGACAAGTTGTAAGTAAAGTATTGTTTCCGTTGCTGTCGAGCATTCAAAACAATCCATCACGAGTAGGCTCCATTTATTCAAGAATCGTTGGTGTTGTTGCGCTTGCCGTGCTGCCTGTGCAGGTCTTTTTTTGGTGTTTAGCACCAGAAGTCGTTAATTTTCTGTTAGGTCCTAAATGGCACTCGGTAATTCAGCCGTTTAAAATCTTAGTGCTGGCATTATTTTTTCGCACTGCTTACAAAATAAGTGAGCCAGTCTTGAAATCCCTTGGCAAGGTGACAAGTCTCGCCATGGCACAGGTTTTTTATGCGGTAATCGTCGTTTTTGGTTGTCTTTTTTCATGGAGATACGGACTCAATGCAATTGCTCTTACAGTGAGTATTGCTGTTGCTGTTCATTTTTCTGTTTTGCAGTACCTTTGCTGGAAGTACACCAAGTACTCGCAACTCGTTTATTGGCGCGAATTGACACCAGGTGTTATGAACTCACTCATCGTTATTATCACCACTATCCCTTTATCTTCTCTACTTAGGAGTTTTGATAGTAACAGTTTTATAATATTGTTTCTGTGTTTTGGCTTGTGCTTGGTTAATTGTTCTATGATGATGAAATTAAACGCTTCTGTTTTCTCGGGTAATGCTGGGGGGCTAATTTATGACAAACTTAAAAATATGGTTGTTTAA
- a CDS encoding GumC family protein, whose translation MELSNEKIENYNGNQPGSYSLHDLVQFIFIILKFKRFIFLFSFFVAFLAIIATLIMPDVYTAKALILPADDDKGMMGSMLAQLGGFAGVAGVNGPSKADQYITMLSSETVKDNIVEKYKLKQVYGVKLKTDAYKLLDKNTSIFVGKKDGIITIAFDDEDPKRASSVTNSYVEELDKITAGLGMSSAAKTRFFLEGQLALAKVKLAKAEELMKNFQAKNKTFSVPDQAKASIEGIAILRAQLASQEIQLGALQRQFTDSSQEVKGAKASISNIKAQIAMLEGKGGTSALPSVGSVPLLGEEYARLFRDLKIQETLVELITKQYEMAKLSEAKDVSSFQVIQRASVPEIKSSPERAKIVLVSSLIAFFTSIFMVMLINSWQRLDYTLKCELINAFKPNSRP comes from the coding sequence ATGGAACTGTCAAATGAAAAAATAGAAAATTACAACGGCAATCAACCCGGATCATATTCTTTACATGACCTAGTTCAGTTTATTTTTATAATTCTTAAGTTTAAAAGGTTTATATTCCTTTTTTCTTTTTTTGTCGCATTTCTCGCAATAATCGCCACTCTTATAATGCCTGATGTTTACACGGCTAAAGCTCTTATTTTGCCCGCAGATGACGATAAGGGCATGATGGGGTCGATGCTTGCACAATTGGGCGGGTTTGCTGGGGTAGCTGGCGTGAATGGCCCGAGTAAGGCCGACCAGTATATAACTATGCTCAGTAGTGAGACTGTAAAAGACAACATAGTTGAAAAGTATAAATTGAAGCAGGTCTATGGTGTCAAGTTAAAAACAGATGCTTACAAGCTATTGGATAAAAACACCTCAATTTTTGTTGGTAAAAAAGATGGCATAATAACGATCGCCTTCGATGATGAAGATCCTAAACGTGCTTCAAGCGTTACAAACTCTTATGTTGAAGAACTTGACAAAATTACTGCTGGTCTTGGTATGAGCAGTGCTGCAAAAACTCGTTTTTTCCTGGAGGGGCAATTAGCCTTGGCGAAAGTTAAGCTTGCAAAGGCAGAAGAATTGATGAAAAACTTCCAGGCTAAAAACAAAACTTTTTCAGTACCCGATCAAGCGAAGGCCTCGATAGAAGGCATTGCAATTCTCAGGGCCCAATTAGCATCCCAAGAAATTCAATTGGGAGCATTACAACGTCAGTTTACTGATAGTAGTCAAGAGGTGAAGGGGGCGAAAGCTTCAATATCGAATATCAAAGCTCAAATTGCAATGCTTGAAGGCAAAGGTGGTACAAGTGCACTGCCTTCTGTAGGGTCTGTCCCCTTATTGGGTGAAGAGTATGCTAGGTTGTTTCGTGATTTGAAAATTCAAGAGACACTAGTTGAACTAATAACCAAGCAATATGAAATGGCGAAACTTAGTGAAGCAAAAGATGTATCTTCTTTTCAAGTTATACAAAGGGCTAGTGTTCCAGAAATCAAAAGTAGCCCAGAAAGAGCAAAAATAGTCCTTGTTTCAAGTTTAATAGCCTTTTTTACAAGTATTTTTATGGTCATGTTGATTAATTCATGGCAAAGGCTTGACTACACTTTGAAATGTGAGCTGATAAACGCATTTAAGCCTAATAGTCGTCCTTAA